A part of Candidatus Electrothrix aestuarii genomic DNA contains:
- the kdsB gene encoding 3-deoxy-manno-octulosonate cytidylyltransferase, whose product MNETPAKVVAIIPARYHSNRFEGKPLALIAGKPMIQHVVERAQQSKLLSRVVVATDDERIAEVVTGFGGEVVMTRPDHVSGTDRLAEAAERLQIEEHSVVVNIQGDQPLFPPEVIEQVAGPLLEDPALPMSTLIYKIIRPEEITDPNHVKTVFDCDKNALYFSRSPVPFQRNPEEKTQPTYYKHLGFYAYRKGFLLTFVALPEGEWERFEKLEQLRALEYGYRVRVVLTEHDSIEVDTPKDAQRVEEMMRK is encoded by the coding sequence ATGAACGAAACACCGGCTAAGGTGGTGGCTATTATTCCGGCTCGCTACCATTCCAACCGTTTTGAAGGAAAACCACTGGCTTTGATTGCTGGTAAGCCCATGATTCAGCATGTGGTTGAGCGGGCTCAGCAGTCCAAATTGCTTTCTCGTGTTGTGGTGGCAACGGATGATGAGCGAATAGCTGAGGTGGTGACCGGTTTTGGTGGAGAGGTGGTTATGACTCGCCCTGACCATGTTTCAGGTACGGACCGCTTGGCCGAGGCTGCTGAACGGCTCCAGATTGAAGAGCATAGTGTGGTAGTGAATATCCAGGGGGATCAGCCCCTGTTTCCGCCTGAAGTCATTGAGCAGGTGGCTGGCCCTCTGCTGGAGGACCCGGCGCTGCCCATGTCAACCTTGATCTATAAGATTATCAGGCCGGAAGAGATCACAGATCCCAATCATGTGAAGACTGTCTTTGATTGCGACAAGAACGCCCTTTATTTTTCCCGCTCACCGGTTCCTTTTCAGCGTAATCCGGAAGAGAAAACCCAGCCGACCTATTATAAACATCTTGGCTTTTATGCCTATCGTAAGGGCTTTCTTCTGACCTTTGTGGCTCTGCCCGAAGGCGAGTGGGAGCGTTTTGAGAAGCTGGAACAGCTTCGTGCCCTGGAATACGGCTACCGGGTTCGGGTGGTCCTGACTGAGCATGATTCCATCGAGGTGGACACGCCTAAGGATGCGCAGCGGGTGGAAGAGATGATGCGGAAATGA
- a CDS encoding GNAT family N-acetyltransferase — protein sequence MIAHTTACTCKTATGQRNLPIRPARMSDVKEIHSLLQRFAAKGLLLGRSISSLYDQLRDFVVFDDNGIQGVCSLHICWENLAEIRSLAVAEQYHGKGIGRQLVRKRGQIYFLNILNSLGHQFVIKSSRPVSPSSPVKGLRLRPAARGSYAS from the coding sequence ATGATAGCGCATACAACAGCTTGTACATGTAAAACCGCAACGGGCCAAAGAAACCTTCCGATTCGTCCGGCCCGGATGAGCGATGTCAAAGAGATACATAGCCTCTTACAGCGTTTTGCTGCCAAGGGCCTGCTCTTAGGGCGCTCTATCAGTTCGCTCTATGATCAATTACGTGATTTTGTTGTTTTTGACGATAACGGTATCCAGGGCGTTTGCTCGCTTCACATCTGCTGGGAGAATCTGGCTGAGATACGCTCACTGGCTGTTGCCGAACAATATCACGGCAAAGGGATAGGTCGACAACTGGTACGAAAAAGGGGACAGATTTATTTTTTAAATATACTCAACTCTCTGGGTCACCAATTTGTAATAAAGTCGAGTAGACCGGTTTCTCCAAGCAGCCCAGTAAAAGGTCTCAGACTACGCCCCGCCGCACGCGGCTCCTACGCATCGTGA
- the ltrA gene encoding group II intron reverse transcriptase/maturase: protein MVARCEETSAVLGSGEPVTTKLHRIAEKARNEPGFKFTSLYHLMNEELLRGCFQRLRKDAAAGIDKMTKDMYAENLDANLKDLTDRLHRMAYIPQPVRRKYIPKPGSTEQRPLGIPCFEDKLVQAGLVRIMEAVYEQDFIENSYGFRPSRSCHDALGVLSGAMEDNPTNHIVEADIKGFFDNVNREWLMKFLAHRIGDKRILRMVQRFLRAGVSEDGSVTFSDKGTPQGGVISPLLANIYLHYTLDLWFEKVCRKNCRGFTRLIRYADDFVVCFQYKAEAGRFHVELGKRLGKFGLEVKPTKTKAMGFGRFAVQNAERRGRAETFDFLGFTHYCGTRRDGTGFRMKRVTARKKFAAKVKIFKEWLKKARILKTGKLWAIAKAKLRGHYNYYGVTDNLRGIARFFEAVKRLLFKWLNRRGKRNCINWEKFNTMLKRFPLPKPRIRVSMFGTP from the coding sequence ATGGTAGCGCGGTGTGAAGAAACATCGGCCGTTCTCGGAAGCGGAGAACCGGTGACAACGAAATTGCACCGCATAGCGGAAAAGGCCCGTAATGAGCCGGGATTTAAGTTCACCAGTCTGTATCACCTGATGAACGAGGAGCTTTTACGGGGATGCTTTCAGCGACTGCGGAAGGATGCAGCTGCCGGCATCGACAAAATGACCAAGGATATGTACGCGGAAAATCTGGACGCCAATCTGAAAGATTTGACAGATCGGCTGCACCGGATGGCGTACATACCGCAACCTGTCCGGCGTAAGTATATACCGAAGCCGGGCAGCACCGAACAGCGTCCCCTGGGGATACCGTGCTTTGAAGATAAGCTTGTTCAGGCCGGACTCGTCCGGATAATGGAAGCAGTATACGAGCAGGATTTTATCGAAAACTCGTATGGATTCCGGCCATCACGAAGCTGCCATGACGCGCTCGGAGTATTGAGCGGTGCAATGGAGGACAATCCGACAAATCATATCGTTGAGGCGGATATTAAAGGCTTCTTTGATAATGTGAACCGGGAATGGCTTATGAAATTTCTGGCGCATAGGATCGGGGATAAGAGAATTCTGCGCATGGTGCAACGTTTTCTCAGGGCAGGGGTGTCGGAGGATGGCAGTGTAACGTTCAGTGATAAGGGAACTCCGCAGGGCGGGGTCATCTCGCCATTGCTGGCGAACATCTATTTGCATTATACCCTTGATCTTTGGTTTGAGAAGGTTTGCCGTAAGAACTGCCGGGGCTTTACCCGATTGATCCGTTATGCCGATGATTTTGTCGTATGTTTTCAATATAAGGCGGAAGCGGGACGGTTTCATGTGGAACTGGGCAAACGGTTGGGTAAGTTCGGACTTGAAGTCAAACCGACGAAAACCAAAGCGATGGGGTTCGGCAGATTCGCCGTTCAGAATGCCGAGAGAAGGGGGAGAGCAGAGACGTTTGATTTTCTGGGCTTTACTCACTACTGCGGCACGAGAAGGGACGGTACAGGATTTCGGATGAAGCGGGTAACCGCCCGCAAGAAGTTTGCCGCCAAGGTGAAAATCTTTAAGGAATGGCTGAAGAAAGCCAGGATTTTAAAGACCGGGAAACTTTGGGCAATCGCCAAGGCCAAATTGAGAGGTCATTATAACTACTACGGTGTAACCGATAACCTGCGCGGAATCGCAAGATTTTTCGAGGCGGTAAAGAGGCTGCTGTTTAAGTGGCTGAACCGTAGAGGAAAGAGGAACTGTATCAATTGGGAAAAGTTCAATACAATGCTGAAGCGATTTCCTCTTCCGAAACCACGGATCAGGGTCAGTATGTTCGGGACACCGTGA
- a CDS encoding AbrB/MazE/SpoVT family DNA-binding domain-containing protein produces MEKNLRKKTVKIVPIGNSQGIRLPKEVLRKYGFVDSLILEETETGLFLRKQENNKLSWEETYKAMSEEQEDWSDFNVTVADGLEEES; encoded by the coding sequence ATGGAAAAAAATCTCAGAAAAAAGACGGTTAAGATCGTTCCTATCGGCAATTCTCAGGGAATTCGCCTTCCGAAAGAAGTGTTGCGGAAGTACGGCTTTGTAGATTCGTTAATTCTTGAGGAAACAGAAACCGGTCTTTTTCTTCGAAAACAAGAAAATAACAAACTTTCATGGGAAGAGACCTATAAAGCGATGTCTGAGGAACAGGAGGACTGGAGCGATTTCAATGTGACGGTTGCCGATGGACTGGAGGAAGAAAGTTGA
- a CDS encoding type II toxin-antitoxin system PemK/MazF family toxin — MQRYEVYFADLNPTQGCEIRKVRPVVVVSQNAMNNHLETVVICPLTSSLHPTWRSRQQVSCAGKAAEIAVDQIRTISKTRLRQKIDTLSKTDASQLRRLISEMYGEGS, encoded by the coding sequence GTGCAACGCTATGAGGTCTATTTTGCCGATCTGAATCCCACACAGGGCTGTGAAATACGCAAGGTTCGTCCTGTAGTGGTTGTTAGCCAGAATGCCATGAATAACCATTTGGAAACGGTTGTTATCTGCCCTCTGACCTCATCGTTGCACCCGACCTGGAGAAGTCGTCAGCAAGTTTCCTGTGCAGGAAAAGCGGCTGAAATCGCAGTGGATCAGATACGGACGATCAGCAAGACTCGTCTTCGGCAGAAAATTGATACCCTGTCCAAAACAGATGCATCCCAGCTGCGGAGGCTGATTTCTGAAATGTATGGTGAGGGGTCGTGA
- a CDS encoding type II toxin-antitoxin system Phd/YefM family antitoxin, translating into MAITASALRGNIYRLLDRILESGKPLEIERKGKRLQIIPKEPGSKLSRLTKHACIQGNPESIVHSDWSDEWKSDLP; encoded by the coding sequence ATGGCAATTACCGCATCAGCCCTGCGGGGCAATATCTACAGATTACTGGATAGAATCCTTGAGTCAGGGAAGCCGTTGGAAATAGAAAGAAAAGGCAAACGGCTACAGATCATCCCGAAAGAGCCAGGCTCCAAGCTGTCCCGACTCACAAAGCATGCCTGCATACAAGGCAACCCTGAAAGTATAGTGCATTCAGACTGGTCTGATGAGTGGAAAAGTGATTTACCTTGA
- a CDS encoding type II toxin-antitoxin system VapC family toxin: MSGKVIYLDTHIVVWLYSGDLHLFSEKACQLIEENDLLVSPLVLLELQYLFEIKRITVEPTVIFDSLAESIGLEKCRASFARVIAEAMRISWTRDPFDRIITATAMIHQAPLLTKDEVIRREYEGAVWD, encoded by the coding sequence ATGAGTGGAAAAGTGATTTACCTTGATACTCATATCGTTGTTTGGCTGTACAGCGGTGACCTGCACCTTTTCTCTGAAAAAGCCTGCCAACTCATAGAAGAAAACGACCTGCTTGTTTCCCCTCTTGTCCTGCTTGAACTCCAATATCTTTTTGAGATTAAACGAATAACGGTTGAACCAACCGTTATTTTTGATTCGCTGGCAGAGAGTATAGGGCTGGAAAAATGCCGTGCCTCTTTTGCACGGGTGATAGCGGAAGCTATGCGGATCTCATGGACGAGAGATCCTTTTGACAGAATCATTACCGCAACGGCAATGATTCATCAGGCTCCTTTGCTGACCAAGGATGAGGTGATTAGAAGGGAGTATGAGGGAGCGGTTTGGGATTGA
- a CDS encoding type II toxin-antitoxin system RelE/ParE family toxin, which produces MGYVPYYSDLLALPFKNYMIYYRCQSAQVEIVRVLHGSRDMGSIFNQSPLLTSHKTKDTIRS; this is translated from the coding sequence ATGGGGTACGTCCCCTATTATTCAGACCTGCTCGCCCTGCCCTTTAAAAATTACATGATCTATTACCGTTGCCAATCTGCACAAGTGGAGATTGTAAGAGTGTTGCACGGTTCCAGGGATATGGGGAGTATTTTTAATCAGTCGCCCCTCTTGACTTCACATAAAACAAAAGATACTATTAGGTCATAA
- a CDS encoding type II toxin-antitoxin system Phd/YefM family antitoxin, translated as MTTISVATAKSRFSELIAKSGYARERFIITRRNKPVAALVSLEDLKIIEQHEERQGLASVIGKWKGFEEVEEQISDLPSLRKDSGTRKNVSL; from the coding sequence ATGACCACAATATCAGTTGCGACCGCAAAAAGCCGTTTTTCAGAACTCATAGCCAAGAGCGGCTATGCCCGGGAACGTTTTATTATCACCAGACGAAACAAGCCGGTCGCTGCCCTGGTCAGTCTGGAAGACCTCAAGATTATTGAACAGCACGAAGAACGTCAGGGGCTTGCTTCCGTTATCGGGAAATGGAAAGGTTTTGAAGAAGTAGAGGAGCAGATCAGCGACCTGCCCAGCCTGCGGAAGGATTCAGGCACTCGGAAAAATGTTTCTCTTTGA
- a CDS encoding type II toxin-antitoxin system VapC family toxin, translated as MFLFDTDVITNILKKKPSQALLGKLSNLPKNQQYISTITVSEIVYGAFKSNRPEYHLNNLENILLPAVNVVGFDTKAAAVCGQLRAELEQKGQPLDLADLEIASIAIAGDFTLVTGNTRHFGRIEGLRVKNWLKG; from the coding sequence ATGTTTCTCTTTGATACGGACGTTATCACCAATATCCTGAAGAAGAAACCTTCACAGGCGTTGCTCGGAAAACTCAGCAACCTTCCGAAGAATCAGCAGTATATCTCAACAATTACTGTTTCCGAGATAGTCTACGGAGCATTTAAAAGCAATCGCCCAGAATATCACCTGAACAATCTGGAAAATATTTTACTGCCCGCTGTGAATGTGGTCGGTTTTGATACCAAGGCAGCCGCTGTTTGCGGTCAGCTTCGGGCTGAACTGGAGCAGAAAGGACAGCCTCTTGACCTTGCCGACCTTGAAATAGCCTCAATCGCTATTGCCGGAGATTTTACCCTTGTGACCGGGAATACCCGGCATTTCGGGAGGATTGAGGGGTTGAGGGTGAAAAATTGGTTGAAGGGGTGA
- a CDS encoding BrnT family toxin: MKPRFEWNPDKAERNLRKHGISFEEAETVFDDPLFITVLDEEHAVDEERYITLGLSETGRLLLIAHTDRQGAIRIISARKATKRERRFYEESK, encoded by the coding sequence ATGAAACCAAGATTTGAATGGAATCCTGATAAAGCCGAGCGTAACCTGCGCAAGCACGGTATCAGTTTTGAGGAAGCTGAAACGGTATTTGATGACCCGTTGTTTATCACTGTTCTGGACGAAGAACACGCTGTTGATGAAGAACGCTATATCACCCTCGGTCTATCAGAAACAGGAAGATTACTCCTGATAGCCCATACCGACCGGCAAGGAGCTATCCGTATTATCAGTGCCAGAAAAGCGACAAAAAGAGAACGAAGATTCTATGAAGAAAGCAAATGA
- a CDS encoding macro domain-containing protein → MSVTFVQGDLFDYDGLDAVCHGCNCAGAMGKGIALEFRKRYPAMYSEYKQKCQDNKFDIGDVFTWKENSLIIFNLGTQKTWRTKATLTAIEISVTEMLQLAIHMKISKIGVPRIGAGLGGLSWIDVKKLLVEIADNYPVELVVFEEFQCIKR, encoded by the coding sequence GTGTCTGTAACTTTCGTACAGGGGGATCTTTTTGATTATGATGGGTTAGATGCTGTTTGTCATGGTTGTAACTGCGCTGGTGCTATGGGAAAAGGTATTGCCTTAGAGTTTCGAAAGAGATACCCCGCAATGTATAGTGAATACAAACAAAAGTGTCAAGATAACAAATTTGATATAGGTGATGTTTTTACCTGGAAGGAAAACTCATTAATTATTTTTAACTTAGGAACTCAAAAAACTTGGCGAACAAAAGCAACACTTACAGCAATTGAAATATCTGTAACAGAGATGCTTCAATTAGCAATCCATATGAAAATATCAAAAATAGGAGTTCCTCGGATTGGAGCAGGGCTAGGTGGACTTAGTTGGATTGATGTTAAGAAATTACTAGTCGAGATCGCCGATAACTACCCAGTCGAACTTGTAGTATTTGAAGAGTTTCAATGTATTAAAAGGTAG